The following nucleotide sequence is from Primulina tabacum isolate GXHZ01 chromosome 2, ASM2559414v2, whole genome shotgun sequence.
GAAGACGAAACAGAGTTTCTGGATTATGAAAAGGTGTTGAGTAAAGGGAACTGCACTTTTTTACATTCTTCAATCCTGGTGGACATGGATGGGAATTCCGGTGGTGTGAGAGGGAGTTCCTCCGTCACTCTGGAGTTTCAGACGGCGGAGTTGGGGTGGTGGCTTGATGGGGATTGTAAATGTGCCGCAAACGCGAATTGCACGGAGGTCGTAGAAGGAGGGGAGCGGAAAGGGTTCCGATGTAAGTGTAACGATGGGTACGCCGGAGATGGTTTCGCCGACGGTGAAGGTTGTAAGAAAGGTTAGTCCAATTACTtcaatttaatttgaaaattattattattattattgctgcGTAAATGCGTGTTGAGTTCAAGAAATGGGAATGGTACCTTTGATTTGTCAAATGATTGCAGATTGGACAGACCTGCAGCAAATTAATCAAAGATTGCAGATGTAATcgaatatttattaaattaaattaaattaatatttggTCTACTATGCATGACACCAGGATTCATggtataaatttattttattaagggTGAAGACATGACTCTAATTATTTAGAGGATATCAactttttctttcaattttaccattgatattaatattacacttttgatttttgtttttaaatttcaacacacttttattttttatttcaacaattcaaatatcaatttagtccctccataatttatcaaatttcactttagtacatcgataatgataaaaaagactgTACACATACGCATCGTGTGTGCAAAATAACTAGTTGTAATAAATCTCGCTCCCAACTAAGCAAAATTACCTCTTTTTTCTttgctttttcttttttgagAGTTTTGGAGAGGAGGAATGAGATTAGattttaatactttttcatgttaTAAAAAACtcttatattaatattaatattaagttTTCAAATATATGGATAAGGGGTAGTTGGATTTTACACAATTTGTGGAAAGTGGAAGAGCCGGTCTACCGGTTTTCATCATCAATTGTAGACTTGGTATTTGGTCAAACCATCTATGTTAGCCTTTGAATCGGTAAACGTTGAAACCTGATCATGACTATAAGTTGGATATTAGTATTTTGTTCGTAATCGCATATAAATATTTAGTTAATATATACTTAGTATTTCTTTACCACATGACAAGTCCACATCacattaaattataatataaaatttacatttaattatattaaattgttgCGTAAGTATAATTTTGTTgacataattttaaatttttgattctattatattttatttataggtGAATAAAACAATCAACTGACTTTGCCACTCATTCTTACTGCTAGCACGTCCAATCACACTCGTTGCGTGTGTTCGTATATTTTTTAGTAACAAATTTagatcaaaatttttataattttttatgtataattattttttctagTGTTATAAAAGTTGTCGCTTAAGAGGTGGACGATTGACGATTGCTCGCCGTcttgatttttagaaaaatattgtATGAGGTCGTTGTTAAAAAAATCGGCTACCTAGTCGTCAAGAAGAATTtgatatttaagtttaaaaaaaaaacgcgTAGACTACGGGCTAAAAACTCACGATCTAGGCGCTAAGCGATATATAACACTACACGTCTACTATTTTTTAGAATATcaattttttctaaataaaatttgaattaaagaaatgataaattaactaaaaaaatttcatcaaaatcaaattaaaatatCTGAAAATTGTTTCACCAAAAGTTTGTTATGTAAATGATCTCTCCTTTTTTATATAGCTATATAGAACAGTTAAATGATTGGTTTTGTATTTGTATCGAATGAGAGCGAGATATAAATTTGTTTGAAAAATTATAAGAtccaatttttagaaaatgtaaTTGGATGATTTAAGcgttaaaacaaaaaaatattggagTTAATTAAattgaaacataattaattagtaaAATAGAGAAAATATTTGGGAAAAAgctaaataaattttgaaagtaGGTCTTTTGTAAGACGGTATAACAAATCTTtgtttgtgagacggatcaatcatatcgatattcacaataaaaaataatgctcTTAGTattaatggatgacccaaatgagagatctgtctcacaaaatatgactcgtgagatcgtctcacacaatttttgtcaaattttgATTGAAGGACTGTTGATTTGTCAACTTGACATAGTAATTAATAGTCTGCAGCTTCCtttctttgaattttatattttactgGGTAGAATTTGAGAAGAATGACGCGTTATTTGTTAATTAAGAGTAAGTCGCTTGTTTCTCGTACAATGAATCATGAGCAGCTTGTGATTCTAATCCCCCCTCAGGAGATGGAATAAGGCACACTAATAATTTGGTGCCAATTTATGATATCAATTGTTTTTTTACTAAAATAACCATATCAATAAATTCGTATATTCACGCATTATATAGtacaaattaatataaaaatttaaattcaaatattcaCAGTAAGATTGGTACTTGAGCTTAAACTGagttcatatatataattttcaatGACTTAGTTCAATCGATGTGAGATATTTAATACCTTTAATTCATGTTCAGGAATGAACAACTAGAACGTTAATTTTATAAGACGTTATCGGACGACTCATAGTACTATCCAACACATAACAGTGAGTCTAAGAtctgatatcatgttaagattgatattttgatctaaATCTACCTCAAAAACTAGCTTTTAAGGTGCGTATTGTCCAATTGCATAGATAAGAATCCAAATATCTAAAATTAACTTTTATCTTttacaattatatatttaatatggTTGGATCATTTTGATCCAAATAATAGttattaaaatataacaaaataatcaaattgtataaaaaaaataatatacaaaCACACAACGTGTGTAAACATGAATATTAAGTATATATATGATCATAGATGAAACACtagtatatatattatacatagACATAAATATGTACTTTGAGTTAATTTTCGTTCTCCTAACTTCTTCTCTGTATTTTCTACTAGCCGTTCCTATCTACACTTCTTCACGGAGCCGTGAAAGTAAAGTGGGCATTCTTATGGGAGGTACTTCTCACCCTGTTAAAATCGCGCATTCTTgtatgttattttaaaaaggtTACCGGGCCATTCCATTTTGGCCCTTGATTGCTTGCTCTCGAGCTCCTTAGCCACAAATCTTTGAGTCATTTCATAGTTTACTGGTAAAAATTTCTTCATTCGGTTCTGTTCGTAGGGGTTATTGCTGGAGGCGCTTCCGTGGTCATTTTGGCCTTCGTCTTCTTCTGCATAAAGAAACGTTCTGCCTCTCTGAAGAGCATCTTGACTGCAAGGCGTTTGATGTCTGAAGCAGTAGGCAGCTCCAGTGTGCCATTATATCCATACAAGGAAATTGAAAGAGCCACAAATGGCTTTTCCGAAAGGCTACGGCTTGGGACAGGCGCCTATGGAACGGTTTACGCAGGAAAACTCCACAATGATGAGTGGGTAGCGATCAAGAAATTAAGAAGTCGAGATCATGACAGTGTGGAACAAGTGATAAATGAAATCAAACTTTTATCCTCCGTTAGCCATCCAAATTTAGTCCGTCTCCTAGGATGTTGTATTGAGAATGGTGAACATATTCTTGTTTACGAGTTCATGCCAAATGGTACCCTTTCCGAGCATCTCCAAAGAGAGAGAGGTGCAGTTCTCCCATGGACGATTCGGCTCACCGTTGCTGCTGAAACGGCTCGTGCCATTTCCTATCTTCACTCTGCCATGAATCCAATATATCACAGGGACATCAAGTCGAGTAACATATTGTTAGATTTAAATTTCAACTCAAAAGTAGCTGACTTCGGTCTTTCAAGATTTGGCATGACAGACGATTCCCACGTTTCCACAGCTCCACAAGGGACTCCTGGCTATGTGGATcctcaatataatcagaacttcCATCTTTCTGACAAAAGTGACGTCTACAGCTTTGGGGTCGTTCTTGTCGAGATAATCTCAGCAATGAAGGTCGTAGACTTCTCTCGACCTCACAGCGACATTAATTTGGCTGCACTTGCAATCGACAGGATCGGAAAAGGTCGTGTTGATGAGATAATCGACCCATATCTGGAGCCAAACCGAGATGCTTGGACACTCTCATCGGTacacaaggtggccgaaatGGCTTTTCGATGTCTTTCTTTTCATCAGGACATGAGACCCTCGATGATGGAAGTGGCAGACGAGTTGGAACAGATTAGGCGAAGTGGTTGGGCACATTTGGACGAGACTATGTATCTAGGATCATCTGTCACCTCCCCTTGTTCATCACCTTATCATGCGAGTGAGAAATCATTGAAAAATATGGCTTTTAAGAAATCCGGGGTGAAAAGCCTTAGGGCGATTGTTCCATCGAGAACAGCAGGAGATGAGAAGGATTGTTCACCAGTTTCTGTGAAGGATCCTTGGCCGAGTGAGCAGAGCTCACCATCGGCCAGCAGCTTATTGTCGAATATGGTTCGATGactgcatatatatatatatatttggtttGTATGACTGAAAAGTGTAGTATCAAGTTTTTGTTCATTTTCTTGAACTATTTGGGGCTTAATTAGAAGAAAATGAAGTGCAAGGGGTTCCGGTTAATGAACAAATACTAGTACGGCAAGCGAGTTACTTTGAACCCAGTGATCTCTTTTGATTCAAGTATGTGTTCATCTTGaatctaaaattttaaatcttctGGGGAGTTATGGCATGATTTAACATGATTGttgtaaaataaatttatttacatATCAATTTGAAGAGGTCATTTCCCttgaataaaaacaaaaaaaagattTCAAATA
It contains:
- the LOC142537024 gene encoding wall-associated receptor kinase-like 14, which codes for MIPFARYDFRIYLIGLFLCVFILRSFAQNNDSRECNQSCDDKSVQYPFGFSDGCKIKLSCNRNTGNITIDNFFVQNWTADHILISFPASCNRPIQELQGLFSQNYAPTWRNGLLLKNCSSRLKDCVIPSRLISSQIGDQECNFNVTCYSQDIEDETEFLDYEKVLSKGNCTFLHSSILVDMDGNSGGVRGSSSVTLEFQTAELGWWLDGDCKCAANANCTEVVEGGERKGFRCKCNDGYAGDGFADGEGCKKAVPIYTSSRSRESKVGILMGGVIAGGASVVILAFVFFCIKKRSASLKSILTARRLMSEAVGSSSVPLYPYKEIERATNGFSERLRLGTGAYGTVYAGKLHNDEWVAIKKLRSRDHDSVEQVINEIKLLSSVSHPNLVRLLGCCIENGEHILVYEFMPNGTLSEHLQRERGAVLPWTIRLTVAAETARAISYLHSAMNPIYHRDIKSSNILLDLNFNSKVADFGLSRFGMTDDSHVSTAPQGTPGYVDPQYNQNFHLSDKSDVYSFGVVLVEIISAMKVVDFSRPHSDINLAALAIDRIGKGRVDEIIDPYLEPNRDAWTLSSVHKVAEMAFRCLSFHQDMRPSMMEVADELEQIRRSGWAHLDETMYLGSSVTSPCSSPYHASEKSLKNMAFKKSGVKSLRAIVPSRTAGDEKDCSPVSVKDPWPSEQSSPSASSLLSNMVR